A genomic segment from Streptomyces sp. NBC_00459 encodes:
- a CDS encoding ATP-binding protein, which produces MAGLEGMEQPRGHGRATAARWSPAVEDERALKALELFGNPTEAEVPLPSRPESAATARRLAQVVVLRQWGLSPKMTEDAVLLVSELVGNAVRHTGARVFGLRMRRRRGWIRVEVRDPSRGLPCLMPVQEMDISGRGLMLVDKLSDRWGVDLLPRGKTTWFEMRVADR; this is translated from the coding sequence ATGGCGGGGCTGGAAGGCATGGAACAGCCGCGGGGACACGGCCGTGCGACCGCGGCGCGGTGGTCGCCTGCGGTGGAGGACGAACGAGCGCTCAAGGCGCTCGAGTTGTTCGGAAACCCGACGGAGGCCGAGGTTCCGCTGCCGTCCCGCCCCGAGTCCGCCGCGACCGCGCGCCGCCTCGCCCAGGTCGTCGTGCTCCGCCAGTGGGGGCTGAGCCCCAAGATGACGGAGGACGCGGTACTGCTCGTCTCCGAACTGGTCGGCAACGCGGTGCGTCACACCGGCGCGAGAGTGTTCGGCCTGCGGATGCGCCGACGCCGCGGATGGATCCGGGTGGAGGTCCGGGACCCCTCGCGAGGGCTGCCGTGTCTGATGCCGGTCCAGGAGATGGACATCAGCGGGCGGGGGCTGATGCTCGTCGACAAGCTCTCCGACCGGTGGGGCGTCGACCTGTTGCCGCGCGGGAAGACGACGTGGTTCGAGATGCGGGTCGCCGACCGGTAG
- a CDS encoding polysaccharide deacetylase family protein: MVRVTTTDRRAVLRAGAGIAASGVLTTGCATGTAPGGAAAHPADPSSRAPASRTPAPAPELLLRHPAQIPHGPRDRPMVALTFHGDGDPATANALLSAAEKHGSRVTVFAVGTWLDAHPGLARRILDGGHELGNHTLRHLDINAMPEADADAEIRGCAERLKALTGSIGTWFRPSRAARASPLVERLARRAGYPHVLSYDVDSLDFTSPGGPAVVRNVMADLRAGSIVSLHFGYADTVAALPGLLHELDRRGLRAVTTTELLT; encoded by the coding sequence ATGGTGCGGGTGACCACGACCGACCGTCGGGCGGTGCTGCGCGCGGGCGCCGGAATCGCTGCCTCGGGGGTGCTGACCACCGGGTGCGCGACCGGTACCGCCCCCGGCGGCGCCGCCGCTCACCCCGCCGATCCCTCCTCCCGCGCACCGGCCTCCCGTACCCCCGCCCCCGCTCCCGAACTCCTTCTCCGCCACCCCGCCCAGATCCCCCACGGCCCCCGCGACCGCCCCATGGTCGCCCTCACCTTCCACGGCGACGGCGACCCCGCCACCGCGAACGCGCTGCTCTCCGCTGCCGAGAAACACGGCTCCCGTGTCACCGTGTTCGCCGTCGGGACCTGGCTCGACGCCCATCCCGGCCTCGCCCGCCGCATCCTCGACGGCGGTCATGAACTCGGCAACCACACCCTGCGCCACCTCGACATCAACGCCATGCCGGAGGCGGACGCCGACGCCGAGATCCGGGGGTGCGCCGAGCGGCTGAAGGCGCTCACCGGGTCCATCGGCACCTGGTTCAGGCCCTCGCGGGCCGCCCGCGCCTCCCCGCTCGTCGAACGGCTCGCCCGGCGGGCCGGCTACCCGCACGTCCTGTCGTACGACGTCGACTCCCTCGACTTCACCTCGCCGGGCGGCCCCGCCGTCGTACGCAACGTCATGGCCGACCTCCGCGCCGGATCGATCGTGAGCCTGCACTTCGGTTACGCGGACACGGTCGCCGCGCTCCCCGGCCTCCTTCACGAACTCGACCGCCGCGGCCTGCGCGCGGTGACCACCACGGAGTTGCTGACCTGA
- a CDS encoding YncE family protein — protein sequence MPPTPTAAVIARALVTGAALTVLAGLAGCGTEARDQPDRTLATVKPARPAVPAEPVVRGLPGMPPVLHPRDVYAADRPGRLSPVVRDFPSRVYVPNTESDTVSVIDPKTYEIVETIHVGRQPQHVVPSWDLKTLWVNNNRGHTLTPIDPRTGRAGEPVDVHDPYNLYFTPNGRYAVVMASLDRELVFRDPHTMKIAKTVPVSCYGVNHADFSLDGRYFIVSCEFSGELLKVDTEKMEVVAQQKLPYEGAMPQDVKISPDGKRFYVADMMADGMWVLDGDKFTRPTLLPTGKGTHGLYVSRDSREMYVSNRGEGTVSVFDFEKGEVTKKWRLPDGGSPDMGGVSADGKVLWLSGRYDDEVYAIDTRTGKQLARIQVGSGPHGLAVYPQPGRYSLGHTGIFR from the coding sequence ATGCCCCCCACCCCCACCGCCGCCGTCATCGCCCGCGCCCTCGTCACGGGGGCCGCTCTCACCGTCCTCGCCGGACTCGCCGGCTGCGGCACCGAGGCCCGCGACCAGCCGGACCGGACCCTGGCCACGGTCAAGCCCGCCCGGCCCGCCGTCCCCGCCGAGCCCGTGGTCCGGGGACTGCCCGGGATGCCGCCCGTCCTCCACCCGCGTGATGTGTACGCCGCCGACCGACCGGGCAGGCTCTCGCCGGTCGTCCGGGACTTCCCGTCCCGGGTCTACGTGCCCAACACCGAGTCCGACACCGTCTCCGTCATCGACCCCAAGACGTACGAGATCGTCGAGACGATCCACGTCGGGCGCCAGCCCCAACACGTCGTGCCCTCCTGGGACCTGAAGACCCTCTGGGTCAACAACAACCGCGGTCACACCCTCACGCCCATCGACCCGAGGACCGGGAGGGCGGGCGAACCGGTCGACGTCCACGACCCGTACAACCTCTACTTCACGCCCAACGGCAGATACGCCGTCGTCATGGCCTCCCTCGACCGCGAGCTCGTCTTCCGCGACCCGCACACCATGAAGATCGCCAAGACCGTGCCCGTCAGCTGCTACGGCGTCAACCACGCCGACTTCTCCCTCGACGGCCGGTACTTCATCGTGTCCTGCGAGTTCAGCGGCGAGCTGCTGAAGGTCGACACGGAGAAGATGGAGGTCGTGGCGCAGCAGAAACTGCCGTACGAGGGCGCGATGCCGCAGGACGTCAAGATCTCGCCGGACGGGAAGCGGTTCTACGTCGCCGACATGATGGCCGACGGCATGTGGGTCCTGGACGGCGACAAGTTCACCCGGCCCACCCTTCTGCCCACCGGCAAGGGCACCCACGGGCTGTACGTCAGCCGCGACTCCCGCGAGATGTACGTCTCCAACCGGGGTGAGGGCACCGTCTCCGTCTTCGACTTCGAGAAGGGCGAGGTCACGAAGAAGTGGCGGCTGCCCGACGGCGGCAGCCCCGACATGGGAGGCGTCTCCGCCGACGGCAAGGTCCTCTGGCTGTCCGGGCGTTACGACGACGAGGTGTACGCCATCGACACCCGGACCGGGAAGCAGCTCGCCCGAATCCAGGTGGGCAGCGGCCCGCACGGTCTCGCCGTCTACCCGCAGCCGGGCCGCTATTCACTCGGCCACACGGGCATCTTCCGCTGA
- a CDS encoding ADP-ribosyltransferase — MITTRLRRRTAAVAFSLAAVFATSAATVPAAAPKAVTKAPACPQFDDPIKAAVDRRVDVDRITPEPVWRKTCGTLYRSDGRGPEIVFAEGLKPKDVINGQYDIEKYVLVNQPSPYVSTTYDHDLYKTWWKSGYNYYIDAPGGVDVNRTIGDTHKWADQVEVAFPGGIDRKYIIGVCPVNKTTKVEIMSGCESNPHFEAWH, encoded by the coding sequence ATGATCACAACTCGCCTGCGGCGGCGGACCGCTGCCGTCGCCTTCTCCCTGGCCGCCGTCTTCGCGACCTCGGCCGCCACGGTCCCTGCTGCCGCCCCGAAGGCCGTGACGAAAGCCCCCGCCTGCCCCCAGTTCGACGACCCGATCAAGGCCGCCGTCGACCGTCGCGTCGACGTCGACCGCATCACGCCCGAACCGGTCTGGCGCAAGACCTGCGGCACCCTCTACCGCAGCGACGGCCGCGGCCCGGAGATCGTCTTCGCGGAGGGACTCAAGCCCAAGGACGTCATCAACGGGCAGTACGACATCGAGAAGTACGTCCTGGTCAACCAGCCCTCCCCGTACGTCTCCACGACGTACGACCACGATCTGTACAAGACCTGGTGGAAGTCGGGCTACAACTACTACATCGACGCCCCGGGCGGCGTGGACGTGAACAGGACCATCGGCGACACCCACAAATGGGCCGACCAGGTCGAGGTCGCCTTCCCCGGCGGTATCGACCGGAAGTACATCATCGGCGTCTGCCCGGTGAACAAGACCACCAAGGTCGAGATCATGAGCGGCTGCGAGAGCAACCCCCACTTCGAGGCCTGGCACTGA
- a CDS encoding GNAT family N-acetyltransferase — MGETLKDILDSVARGVFPPPDGRTTIVPQASHRDAGVLAFTAHAVVFTDEDPEWVRRTLAGVDSDALSAPMNPRFLAALMDRTGRSNETIDLLAVASPLQGDPPLTLTETDDPGHHRIARAHRHRDDVRVWAADGGVLILGRGVAGRLEAAVEVTEAVRHRGLGRALASAARQLSGGEPVWAQMAPGNARSVRAFQAAGFVPVGGEALLLARRGRRER; from the coding sequence GTGGGGGAAACGCTGAAGGACATTCTCGACTCCGTGGCGCGGGGCGTCTTCCCGCCTCCCGACGGCCGTACGACGATCGTGCCCCAGGCCTCCCACCGCGACGCCGGGGTCCTCGCCTTCACCGCGCACGCGGTCGTCTTCACCGACGAGGACCCGGAGTGGGTACGCCGGACCCTGGCCGGCGTCGACAGCGACGCGCTCTCCGCGCCGATGAACCCGCGTTTCCTGGCCGCCCTCATGGACCGTACGGGCCGTTCGAACGAGACGATCGACCTCCTCGCGGTCGCCTCCCCTCTCCAGGGGGACCCGCCACTGACGCTGACGGAGACCGACGACCCGGGGCATCACCGGATCGCCCGGGCCCACAGGCACCGTGACGACGTCCGGGTGTGGGCGGCCGACGGCGGGGTGCTCATCCTCGGGCGCGGCGTCGCGGGCCGGCTGGAGGCCGCGGTGGAGGTGACGGAGGCGGTACGGCACCGGGGGCTGGGGCGGGCGCTGGCGTCTGCCGCGCGGCAGCTGAGCGGTGGGGAGCCGGTGTGGGCGCAGATGGCTCCCGGGAACGCCCGCAGTGTGCGGGCGTTCCAGGCGGCGGGGTTCGTGCCGGTGGGCGGGGAGGCGTTGCTGCTCGCCCGGCGAGGACGCCGGGAGAGGTAG
- a CDS encoding helix-turn-helix domain-containing protein has translation MIDDGTGHLTIGELARATGLTVRTIRYWSDEGALPPVTRSSGGYRLYDAGSVARLELIRTLRELGLGLDHVRAVLAGETTVAEVAAAHVAALDAQIRTLKVTRAVLSSVARRGSTAEEMTLMNKLARLSAAERKRIMEEFVEELFHGLDSVDPAIRDRMRSIAVDLPEDPTAEQVDAWVQLAELIQDPEFRAQMRQVMEFNAADQGRGAPAGRSTWFPMRLVQLAAEARERGIAPEAPEAEAILREVLGDGDPAVVLERIESASNERLARYRELLVKVKGAEPAAAHREEFAWVVAALRARSAS, from the coding sequence ATGATCGACGACGGCACCGGACATCTCACCATCGGCGAACTGGCCCGGGCCACCGGACTGACCGTACGGACCATCCGCTACTGGTCCGACGAGGGCGCCCTGCCGCCCGTGACCAGGTCGTCCGGCGGCTACCGGCTGTACGACGCCGGCTCCGTGGCCCGCCTCGAACTGATCCGCACCCTGCGCGAACTGGGCCTCGGCCTGGACCACGTACGCGCGGTGCTGGCCGGGGAGACGACGGTCGCGGAGGTCGCCGCCGCGCATGTGGCGGCGCTGGACGCGCAGATCCGGACGCTGAAGGTGACCCGTGCGGTGCTGTCGTCCGTGGCGAGACGCGGTTCGACCGCGGAGGAGATGACGCTGATGAACAAGTTGGCGCGGCTGTCGGCCGCCGAACGCAAGCGGATCATGGAGGAGTTCGTCGAGGAGCTGTTCCACGGGCTCGACTCCGTCGACCCGGCGATCCGGGACCGGATGCGTTCCATCGCGGTGGACCTGCCGGAGGACCCGACCGCCGAGCAGGTGGACGCCTGGGTGCAACTGGCGGAGCTGATCCAGGACCCGGAGTTCCGGGCGCAGATGCGGCAGGTGATGGAGTTCAACGCGGCCGACCAGGGCCGCGGTGCCCCCGCCGGGCGATCCACGTGGTTTCCCATGCGTCTGGTCCAGTTGGCGGCGGAGGCCCGTGAGCGGGGCATCGCCCCCGAGGCGCCGGAGGCGGAGGCGATCCTGCGGGAGGTGCTGGGGGACGGCGACCCCGCCGTCGTGCTCGAACGCATCGAGTCGGCTTCCAACGAACGGCTCGCCCGGTACCGGGAGTTGCTGGTCAAGGTGAAGGGCGCGGAGCCCGCCGCCGCGCACCGCGAGGAGTTCGCGTGGGTGGTCGCGGCGCTGCGTGCGCGCTCGGCCAGCTAA
- a CDS encoding EF-hand domain-containing protein — MADIEEARKQFERIDTNGDGFITAAEFKSALAQEGDWNVTESVAEVIIASRDLDGDKLLSFDEFWTYLNK; from the coding sequence GTGGCGGACATCGAGGAAGCACGCAAGCAGTTCGAGCGGATCGACACGAACGGTGACGGTTTCATCACGGCCGCCGAGTTCAAGTCCGCCCTGGCGCAGGAGGGCGACTGGAACGTCACCGAGTCCGTGGCCGAGGTCATCATCGCCTCCCGCGACCTCGACGGTGACAAGCTCCTGTCGTTCGACGAGTTCTGGACGTACCTGAACAAGTAG
- a CDS encoding glycoside hydrolase family 25 protein: MLRGIDVSAYQSSTYDTDGLSFVFIKATEGRSYVNPKLAAQTERARDAGCVVGFYHFLWPGNLAAQAEYFLSKASDRAGADILAVDWETTGDGTHASNAEKDTFIRRLKELRPDNRVVLYCNRNYWLNVDTTSYAGDGLWIADYVTAGEPRIQAPWRFHQYTDDPVDTNVGDFATKKALQEWAAFD; the protein is encoded by the coding sequence ATGCTGCGCGGCATAGACGTGAGCGCGTACCAGTCCTCCACCTATGACACGGACGGCCTCTCGTTCGTCTTCATCAAGGCGACGGAGGGCCGTTCGTACGTCAATCCCAAGCTCGCGGCGCAGACGGAGCGGGCCCGCGACGCCGGCTGCGTGGTCGGCTTCTACCACTTCCTCTGGCCCGGCAACCTCGCCGCCCAGGCCGAGTACTTCCTCAGCAAGGCCTCGGACCGGGCGGGCGCCGACATCCTCGCCGTCGACTGGGAGACGACGGGCGACGGCACCCACGCCTCGAACGCCGAGAAGGACACCTTCATCCGCAGGCTGAAGGAGCTGCGGCCGGACAACCGGGTCGTCCTCTACTGCAACAGGAACTACTGGCTGAACGTCGACACGACCTCCTACGCGGGCGACGGACTGTGGATAGCCGACTACGTGACGGCCGGCGAGCCCCGAATCCAGGCGCCGTGGCGTTTCCACCAGTACACCGACGACCCGGTCGACACGAACGTCGGCGACTTCGCGACCAAGAAGGCACTGCAGGAGTGGGCGGCCTTCGACTGA
- a CDS encoding CHAT domain-containing protein, translated as MTASVPATPAGPDGLPLGGAVADEKDAWYLTEILARAWAVGPDGPGMAELMTDLAVLVAAEVDHYERAEPLAPPLHRLRCRTAALLRRTTPATRVHDRVTRQTSLALLLFHSGGLTGERAEGNPALRVTECLEALHLLEDAYESLVADPASQNPAESTGGASPEPLEVLHLLFQVHVRLDDLLELAHEFRAEVLSEESAPGSVALRKLAGKLRLRRQRVLAEMRRLTPADDQDLALLSVMDVLTELQRLLGDEEGMASGRAEGILEQARRIRGDSGVAPDVARTLRLLEARVELKWNLEHRLDTPEGRAGLLSVLDYLEGVRHRGDEPALRESVLFAEGATHAVNVGLLEASRAPDIVGACDTALAGLPPHDSEYPSALLVRAMARGVLVRYSFSDDAIAGVIDDVTRALPLVPPDHPGVANALLVLSHSLLQRGHTTGSMADVRKALVLLNRYTSDTLQTGPAAVLLRLLQSLSHLVFHQRAGSEDVDCGTPLSPGVNHVDAALLTVRRTMDRLEKARMGEVLAAVACQLAAQCFALAGQLAGRDSAALATEALPWAERACAGARPNATDHQHVLVLRDWLLLVSGDGGDARQRLLSHAGSLTGPAASSGPDADPEAGFARLLRGLIGLAGAAANDSTVAELRAAAAEAGQSPLWELRIEGPMRLAEGLRKRALSHAWTTRMEAFDAALPAGSAPPGVAPLLELARARFEQVRAARVSQPDPGGPDPDADFAQSRLIALDCLREYARTVMGQEDTADALILARDAGALARRAARWAAYDRAWDDVVRALETGRAIVERTRLRPDTAARLRALGEHDLADRWDRRPPAAAGTQPYRPGDPGRGLSIPDQLAARVARVLEADRHGRAEDTPTVASVAAALRAVGAHALVYLLPSPPPDAKDMLERGAVLITPDGNAEWVAMPAAPGDDEALSHYVEALRVRTRPASDDKERDAAVAPWRIALADLAERAGSSQLSPLLSRLTIRCGRRADGRHRVVLVPVGDLAFVPWAAAVLDRGTPAVDRLVMTTVCGARQFIAAAALPRVRADQDTLLVNGLTGGQADWAATGTLHEAVYPEATVADATRATGPWLLRQLSDAAHRFTVVDIAAHLVADVTESWRARIELADGGLRIDQISALDLAGTAVDDRPPRGVCVSLACCASNVSLSRPDEGFTVASAFLAARAGAVIASLWPLTNATTGFLMAVFHYHLHTGHEPAEALRRAQRWMRDPDRRAPARFPEPLARAFEERVARFEASLRRKGDSMTSPAHWAGVVHLGR; from the coding sequence ATGACGGCATCCGTGCCCGCCACTCCCGCCGGCCCGGACGGCCTTCCGCTGGGCGGAGCGGTCGCCGACGAGAAGGACGCCTGGTACCTGACGGAGATCCTCGCCCGGGCGTGGGCCGTCGGCCCCGACGGTCCAGGCATGGCGGAGCTGATGACGGACCTCGCCGTCCTGGTCGCCGCCGAGGTGGACCACTACGAGCGCGCCGAGCCGCTTGCCCCGCCGCTGCACCGGCTGCGGTGCCGGACCGCGGCTCTGCTCCGTCGCACCACCCCGGCGACCCGGGTCCACGACCGGGTGACGCGCCAGACGAGCCTCGCCCTGCTGCTCTTCCACTCCGGGGGCCTGACGGGCGAGCGTGCGGAGGGCAATCCCGCACTCCGTGTCACCGAGTGCCTGGAGGCTCTGCACCTGCTGGAGGACGCGTACGAGTCGCTGGTCGCCGACCCGGCCTCGCAGAACCCGGCGGAATCCACCGGGGGTGCCTCGCCGGAGCCGCTGGAGGTCCTCCACCTCCTGTTCCAGGTGCATGTCCGGCTGGACGATCTGCTGGAACTGGCGCACGAGTTCCGGGCCGAGGTCCTGTCCGAGGAGAGCGCACCCGGCTCCGTCGCACTCCGGAAGCTGGCGGGCAAGCTACGGCTGCGCAGGCAGCGTGTCCTCGCCGAGATGCGGCGGCTGACCCCGGCCGACGACCAGGACCTGGCCCTGCTGTCGGTGATGGACGTACTGACCGAGCTTCAGCGGCTCCTCGGGGACGAGGAGGGCATGGCCTCGGGACGGGCCGAAGGGATTCTGGAACAGGCGCGGCGGATCCGCGGGGATTCCGGTGTCGCCCCCGACGTCGCACGGACGCTGCGCCTGCTCGAAGCGCGCGTCGAGTTGAAGTGGAACCTGGAGCACCGGCTGGACACGCCCGAGGGAAGGGCCGGCCTGCTCTCGGTCCTGGACTATCTCGAAGGTGTCCGGCACCGGGGTGACGAGCCCGCGCTGCGCGAGTCCGTGCTCTTCGCGGAGGGCGCCACCCACGCCGTCAACGTCGGTCTCCTGGAGGCCTCCCGTGCCCCGGACATCGTCGGGGCGTGCGACACCGCGCTGGCCGGGCTCCCGCCCCACGACTCCGAATACCCCAGCGCCCTGCTGGTCCGGGCCATGGCCCGCGGCGTACTCGTGCGCTACTCCTTCTCCGACGACGCCATCGCCGGTGTCATCGACGACGTGACCCGGGCTCTGCCGCTCGTACCGCCCGACCATCCCGGCGTGGCCAACGCGCTGCTCGTCCTCAGTCACTCACTCCTGCAGCGCGGCCACACCACCGGCTCCATGGCCGACGTCCGCAAGGCACTCGTCCTGCTCAACCGGTACACGTCGGACACCCTCCAGACCGGACCGGCCGCTGTGCTCCTGCGCCTTCTCCAGTCGCTGTCCCACCTCGTCTTCCACCAGCGGGCGGGCAGTGAGGACGTGGACTGCGGTACGCCGCTCAGCCCCGGCGTCAACCACGTGGACGCGGCCCTCCTGACGGTCCGGCGCACCATGGACCGGCTGGAGAAGGCCCGGATGGGCGAGGTGCTGGCCGCGGTCGCCTGCCAACTCGCCGCCCAGTGCTTCGCACTGGCCGGTCAGCTGGCCGGCCGCGACAGCGCCGCTCTCGCCACCGAGGCGCTGCCCTGGGCGGAGCGTGCCTGCGCCGGCGCCCGGCCCAACGCCACCGACCACCAGCACGTCCTGGTGCTGCGCGACTGGCTCCTGCTGGTCTCCGGCGACGGCGGGGACGCGAGGCAACGGCTGCTGTCCCATGCCGGATCACTCACCGGGCCGGCGGCCTCGTCCGGCCCGGACGCCGACCCCGAAGCCGGATTCGCGCGGCTCCTGCGCGGCCTCATCGGTCTGGCCGGAGCCGCGGCCAACGACTCCACTGTCGCCGAACTACGGGCCGCCGCCGCGGAGGCCGGGCAGAGCCCGCTGTGGGAACTGCGTATCGAAGGGCCGATGCGGCTCGCCGAGGGACTGCGCAAGCGCGCCCTCAGCCACGCCTGGACGACACGCATGGAGGCGTTCGACGCCGCCCTGCCCGCCGGTTCGGCGCCGCCCGGTGTGGCCCCGCTGCTCGAACTGGCCCGCGCCCGCTTCGAGCAGGTGCGTGCCGCGCGGGTCTCGCAGCCGGACCCCGGCGGCCCCGACCCCGACGCCGACTTCGCGCAGTCCCGGCTGATCGCCCTCGACTGCCTGCGCGAGTACGCCCGTACGGTCATGGGACAGGAGGACACCGCCGACGCCCTGATCCTCGCTCGCGACGCCGGGGCGCTGGCGCGGCGGGCGGCGCGCTGGGCCGCGTACGACCGGGCGTGGGACGACGTGGTACGGGCCCTGGAGACCGGCCGCGCCATCGTGGAGCGGACCAGGCTGCGCCCCGACACGGCCGCCCGGCTGCGCGCCCTCGGCGAGCACGACCTCGCGGACCGCTGGGATCGGCGGCCCCCGGCAGCGGCGGGTACCCAGCCCTACCGGCCCGGTGACCCCGGCCGGGGCCTGAGCATCCCGGACCAGCTCGCCGCGCGGGTGGCCCGGGTACTGGAGGCCGACCGCCACGGCCGTGCCGAGGACACTCCGACCGTGGCGTCCGTGGCCGCCGCTCTGCGGGCGGTCGGCGCCCACGCGCTCGTCTATCTGCTGCCCTCCCCGCCGCCGGACGCCAAGGACATGCTGGAGCGAGGCGCCGTCCTGATCACGCCGGACGGGAACGCCGAGTGGGTCGCCATGCCCGCCGCACCCGGTGACGACGAGGCGCTGTCCCACTATGTGGAGGCCCTGCGGGTCCGCACCCGGCCGGCCTCGGACGACAAGGAGCGGGACGCCGCCGTCGCACCCTGGCGGATCGCGCTCGCGGACCTGGCGGAGCGGGCGGGCAGCAGTCAACTGTCTCCGTTGTTGAGCCGGTTGACGATCCGTTGCGGGCGGCGTGCCGACGGGCGGCACCGCGTGGTGCTGGTCCCGGTGGGCGACCTCGCCTTCGTCCCGTGGGCGGCGGCAGTGCTGGACCGGGGCACACCGGCGGTGGACCGCCTGGTGATGACGACGGTGTGCGGCGCTCGTCAGTTCATCGCCGCCGCCGCGCTTCCCAGGGTCCGGGCCGACCAGGACACCCTGCTCGTCAACGGCCTCACCGGCGGCCAGGCCGACTGGGCGGCGACCGGCACCCTGCACGAGGCGGTCTATCCCGAGGCGACCGTAGCGGATGCGACGCGGGCAACCGGCCCCTGGCTGCTGCGCCAACTCTCCGACGCGGCACACCGGTTCACGGTGGTGGACATCGCGGCGCACCTCGTGGCGGATGTGACCGAGTCCTGGCGGGCGCGGATCGAGCTCGCCGACGGCGGTCTGCGCATCGACCAGATCAGCGCCCTCGATCTGGCCGGCACCGCGGTCGACGACCGCCCACCGCGCGGTGTCTGCGTCTCACTGGCCTGCTGCGCGAGCAACGTCAGTCTCAGCCGTCCCGACGAGGGCTTCACCGTCGCCTCGGCCTTCCTCGCGGCGCGTGCCGGGGCGGTCATCGCCTCGCTGTGGCCGCTGACCAACGCCACCACCGGTTTCCTGATGGCCGTCTTCCACTACCACCTGCACACCGGACACGAACCCGCCGAGGCACTGCGCCGCGCCCAGCGCTGGATGCGCGACCCCGACCGCCGCGCCCCCGCCCGATTCCCGGAACCACTCGCCCGTGCCTTCGAGGAACGGGTCGCCCGCTTCGAGGCCTCCCTGCGGCGGAAAGGAGACAGCATGACGTCGCCGGCGCACTGGGCCGGGGTCGTCCACCTGGGGCGCTGA